A stretch of the Erinaceus europaeus chromosome 23, mEriEur2.1, whole genome shotgun sequence genome encodes the following:
- the S1PR5 gene encoding sphingosine 1-phosphate receptor 5 encodes METGLLRPAPVSELIVLHYNYTGKLRGARYQPGAGLRADAAVCLAVCALIVLENLLVLGALGRHPRFHAPMFLLLGSLALSDLLAGAAYAANILLSGPLTLRLSPALWFAREGGVFVALGASLLSLLAIALERRLTMARRGPPPGPSRRGRTLALAAGAWGLALGLGLLPALGWNCLGRLEACSTVLPLYAKAYLLFCVLLCLAVLATICALYGHIYCQVRSNARRLGARRPGGPPGRTPRSLALLRTLSVVLVAFVACWGPLFLLLLLDVACPARACPVLLQADPFLGLAMANSLLNPIIYTLTNQDLRHALLRLLCCGRRPRGAGLGSSAPRREGTVGAGPGASGALHHWLTPSLDSRSSRSGRSSPQRDISGDTGGPGDPPTTTVAAQTLAPTPTKD; translated from the coding sequence ATGGAGACGGGCCTGCTGAGGCCGGCGCCGGTGAGCGAGCTGATCGTCCTGCATTACAACTACACCGGGAAGCTTCGGGGCGCCCGCTACCAGCCCGGCGCCGGGCTGCGCGCCGACGCGGCCGTGTGCCTGGCGGTGTGCGCGCTCATCGTGCTGGAGAATCTGCTGGTTCTGGGCGCCCTGGGGCGCCACCCGCGCTTCCACGCACCCATGTTCCTGCTCCTGGGCAGCCTGGCCCTGTCGGACCTGCTGGCCGGCGCCGCCTACGCCGCCAACATCCTGCTGTCGGGGCCCCTGACCTTGCGCCTGTCTCCAGCCCTGTGGTTCGCCCGGGAGGGCGGCGTGTTCGTGGCGCTGGGCGCGTCCCTGCTCAGCCTCCTGGCCATCGCGCTGGAGCGCCGCCTCACCATGGCGCGCAGGGGGCCACCTCCGGGCCCGTCCCGTCGGGGGCGCACGTTGGCGCTGGCGGCCGGCGCCTGGGGGCTGGCGCTGGGCCTGGGGCTGCTCCCTGCGCTGGGTTGGAACTGCCTGGGGCGTCTGGAGGCCTGCTCCACCGTGCTGCCCCTCTATGCCAAGGCCTACCTCCTCTTCTGCGTCCTGCTCTGCCTGGCCGTGCTGGCCACCATCTGCGCCCTGTATGGACACATCTACTGCCAAGTGCGCTCCAACGCGCGCCGTCTAGGGGCCCGGCGTCCGGGGGGCCCCCCTGGGCGCACCCCTCGCTCGCTGGCCCTTCTGCGCACCCTCAGCGTGGTGCTGGTGGCCTTCGTGGCCTGCTGGGGGCCCCTGTTCTTACTGCTTCTGCTCGACGTGGCGTGCCCTGCCAGGGCCTGCCCGGTGCTCCTACAGGCCGACCCCTTCCTGGGCCTGGCTATGGCCAACTCGCTTCTGAACCCCATCATCTACACTCTCACCAACCAAGACCTCCGCCACGCACTGCTGAGGCTACTCTGCTGTGGCCGCCGCCCCCGAGGGGCAGGACTTGGATCCAGCGCCCCTCGACGGGAGGGGACAGTTGGCGCTGGCCCAGGGGCCTCGGGAGCCCTGCACCACTGGCTGACTCCCAGCTTAGACAGTCGCTCCAGCCGCTCAGGGCGCTCCTCGCCACAGAGAGACATCAGCGGGGACACCGGGGGGCCTGGGGACCCCCCCACCACGACAGTAGCGGCTCAGACTCTGGCGCCCACCCCCACCAAGGACTGA